The Syngnathus acus chromosome 2, fSynAcu1.2, whole genome shotgun sequence genomic interval cataagTGTGTATACAACTCTTAGGCCCTGGCCATAATCAGTGACCAAGAAGCggccatttcaaaatgttggaGACCTATCGCAAAACCTTAGGACACAAATGCTGAAGTTCCCCTTTGATCCCACTGCCAAAATACTGgtgacattttattcataCAACGTCATAACTACTAACACAGAACGAAAGAAAAGCATTTccaaagataaaaacaaaagggtaCAATACAAAGTTGCTTTTACTGCTCTTGTGGGTCATATTTGTCTCAGTACAGTTATGAGGGAAGATGGTGACACTTTTTTAAAAGCCACAAGCGCGACTTCACTAATGTTTTACAATCCCCACGCTGTGACCACTAGTGAATGCGATGCTTGCTGAAAGCAATCAACTTTgacaacataaaaacacaatgaatAAAGGCAACCATTGGGGTCATCACATTAATCCCATACATGTATTAAACGTGACCTTTAACAAATCACTTCACATCTGGACCCCTGCTTACCAACAAAAGGCAAcagaaaacactttttttctcctgcaaCAAACTTCCAATGCACCGAAAAAGGCAAATTTCATCTTCAagctttgtgtgtctgtgcatgtagaaggcaacaaaataaataaaagaatggCACGGAAAATTTACGGATAATGCGAACGGGAATAGGACATCCTGATGGAATAGTCACAACGCAACATCATTATTTTAAACCCAGGAAACAGTTggtcaaagacaaaaatgtgtctaacaaacaaaaataaaactttcaatggaaaacaaacaagcagagGAACTTATGGAATcagagagaggaggaagatAATGACATCTATGACTCAATATAGTATTTGCATTTACAAACATTTACACGATGAGGGTACCAGCGCATTGATACAATTGACAATGTGGTACATGCACGCCATTAAAAAGACGCGAGTTGCCCAGGAGTGAGCCAAGTCTGTAGTGTGTGTACGAACAATGCACTCAGAGctgaaatcattaaaaaaacaaacaaaaaaaaaaaacagtttcctGCACCTTGCTGGGTTCGCTTGACGCTTGAGTTCGTGGAAAACCTAGGCAGCAAAGTTCCTCCAAGAATGAATCGTTGAGGTTTTTCACTTTACAATGCAAGTAGCAGAACAATCAGAACGTATAATGCACTAAATATAAACGATGTAAACATCACAACTCGTTTATCATATCAGTCATATTAGCTCTACTTGCCAGGTTGATAACATCTTTGTCCTTCCTTTAAGGCATAGGTATCAACATCTCACCTGTGTGAGTCTTTAATAGAAGCCCGAATTCTTGGTCGCAGTGTAGTTATAGGATCTCCTCCACGCCGTGCGCAAAGATCATGACCAGGCCGGGCTCCAGGATCATGTCCTCCCCCATGTGCTGGTTCTCGCAGGccatcaccaccaccgccTGCTTGCCCGGGATGCGCTTGGCTACGTAGTTCTCGTAGTAGCGTCGGTTCATCTGCCGTGTCTCCAGCGAGGCCAGGCCCTGCGGCCAATTGCGCTCATGGGCGTTTTCAATCAGATCGTTGACGATGGAGAGCGGGCAGCCGCTGTCGATGAGCGAGCGCTTGATGACGGCCTGCAGCACGGCGTCCGGGGTGGAGATCATGCCGCCCCAGCGGGTGACCCTGGCAGGCTGCATGGAGTTTACCcacctaaaaaaagaaaattgtgcaATGAAGGAGGCATTTGAATTAAGTGGTTGCAGTAGGGAGACACGAACAACAGGAAGGACAGCGGCCCTCCAGGACCTGAGCTGGTCCTAGAAATAGTCCCTGAGCCTTTACTCAAGTAAATGTATCAATGGCCAGAAGTAgtggaaaagaagcaaagaTGCTGAGGCCCCAACCTCCCTGTAAATTTGAGGCAGTAAGTTCAGAatggcagcaaaaaaaagaataagggACTTACTCCAGGATCTCATTATACTCAATGGTTTCCTCCAGGTTTTGCAGGTTGGGGTTAGCGCTGCGGATGGCTCGCATGTACGCTTTGAGCAGCTGAATGTCTCGTTTCTGGAGTGGGAGAATGCCACAGTGAGTGATAATTGTGggacaaaaaaacccaaaaagaaCATTCAAGACAATAGTTGTCTAGAAATGAGCACAACTAAAATGTAAACGTTTCCCTTGGTGAGTATTGGGTACCAAACTGACACTTATGGCAGCTActaattatccatccattttctatcgcTTATCTGGAGATGGGTCACagaggcagcagcttcagcaggGAAGCCCAGACTTACCGCTCCCCTGCCACTTTGCCCAGCTCAACCCAGAGGAGTCCAAGgcattcccaggccagctaAGAGACATACGTAGTCTCTTCAGCGTGTCGTGGGTCATCCCTGGGGCCTCCTTCcagtgggacatgcccggaacacctcacCAGGGAGGCATTCTAAtcagatgcccgagccacctcatctagTTCCTCTCAACATGGAGGAGCGGCTCGACTCTGAGTTGCTCTTGGATGGCAGAgcttctcactctctctctctctctccctcagaCAGCCCGGGATCctgttctttcggtcacaaACCACAGCTGGTGACCATAGGCCCCATGGGTgcaggcccggccaccaggcATTCACCATCGAGCCCCACCCACAGGGCGGGCTCCAGAGGGAGGCCCCGATGACCCGTATCCAGGCAAGGGAAAACTAAGTCCAATATTATAATTCATCATAAGAGCCGTGATTCGTCTGgtccctcacctaggacctgTTTGCCATAGGTGCCACTGCCAGGGGCATAATTTAGCTCTTTGGATCAATGGGACACGCAATCAATGGGACACGCAAACGTCCTATGAAGGGCtactaaatgttttgaatattgtTGAACAAAGAAATCAGACTGgcagacacacgcacgcacttgTTCGCCTAACTGGTGTTTATGTTCAGCCACAGTTTTCTCCAGATCAGAAATCTTGCTCTGCTGCTGTTTGACGACACTTCGCAGATGTTTGATGCAGTTATGGTTGGGCAGCTCGTCTTTTGGCATCTCCAGGCTGCCGGCGGGAGAACAAAGAAGAAGAGTTACTGGATGTTCTCTGACATGATCGAATACTTTGGATTGTTGAGAATGTTCTTCGTGTTTCATTTGCATACGATCAAATCTGGACATGCAAGTGTCCGTCGTGTTGTTAAGACATCTGTAATGAATGGCAGAATGGTGGATTTCTTTACGATATCCGTCCTAAGACATCTACAGGCATCTGTTCACAAAAGATTATTCAAGTGATCGAGGAGTGCAGCGGAGGAACACAGCGCCGGCCGCTCACCCACATCCCTCCTCACAGTTGACGGGCCTTTTGGGGTTGTGCTCGCAGTCCTTGAGGTGCGACTGCAGCTGGTCCAGTCGAAGAGTGGCCGTGCAGCCGAAGCCGGCATTGTCACAGCTGATCTGCAGCTTGGACAGCATGTTGCGCATGATGCGCGGCACGGGCCGCAGGTGAGCCAGCGTCACCACCGTGCGGTCCACGGGACAGATCTGCTGCTGGGCGAACCACTGCGTGATGCAGGCATTGCAGAAGGCGTGCTCACAGTGTGGGGCCTGAAATTAGTGCAGGGAGGAcagaatattattatttagcaatgttgtttttattatagctATCATTATTTGAcaccattcaaatcaattctttGTTTTGGGGAATTGTTTTCCTCTCTTGAATTTGCTTTATTTATCCTGATACGAAACAACCTTTGAAACAGTATTTCAAGCAAGAACCGAGACTGAACTGGGCTAACCCAGGAAGAACGTGCCTAGATCCGCAAATCATGAAAAAGGAAGCGTGCCACAGCCTCTTGACAATCTTCAATAATCTGTATAAAACAACATCCAAGACGCAGCCCGTGAGACTCCACACTTTACATTAATTTGAGAGATTGTTTGTGATTGACCAGGCGCTCCTTATTTGGTTAGTAACAACGAGTGGAACACTTTTCACCGAGTGTGTGAAGAGTTGCATCAGTGCTCTGCGTTAATTTCGGTTCCCATTCTTTCTTTGCGGGGGTGTCCATCTAGACAGAGGACAAGCGGAGGACACACCCAGTAATTAATTGTCGAGACACAGCATTTGGTAGCGTGGAGGCCAACGTGTGGCCCAAAAGGGTGGTTCTGTTTTCAAATCGATCCTCCTCCAAATGCGTGTTGTGGACTAAATGTACAGCAGTATtgatgtaaacaaaataataaaagctaCTTAAGTTGGCATCTTGTGATTAATAAAAAGTGTCTGTCACATGGATTGTAAATCCAGCCTTACTACTGGTTCACAAACCTGCATGTTAATATGCACAGGGATTTATTTACCTGCACCGGTTCTTCGAGAACTCCGCTACATATCGGACACAGTAGGTCTTCATCCACCTCCCCTTGGAACCTCGTCACGTCGTAGCCCATGGTGCATCACTGGCACCGTCCACCTCCTATGACATAACACTGAAAGTGATTTTTAACTTAAGGGAGAAGATAGCAGAAGAGAAGGAAGATGACAGGTTACCTCACTCACAAACAGCCTCGCATACTTCCATTCAGCGACCGGCACAAAGActctgcaaaaaataaaacacacacatactcatAAACAACACAGAGGCTATTtaaggcaagaaaaaaagtttgctttGTCATCCCACACGCAGAAACACTACCACCACACTATTGCGTTTAATGCAAAATACTGAAACACCCTTTGATAGACCAACAACGATATGCTCTTGTAATTAAATTATTCAGCACGGAAACTATCCAAAATGTCTTCTGGAAGTCTGGCCAGAAAGCTCATCCTTTGATTAGAGGGTCTGTGTCCAACTAGCTAGTTgtaattgttttgctttgtttctgTTTAATTATATAAAGAGAGTTCTCGGTTTACGACGTCATGCGCAGTTACGAGCTTTAATCTTTTAGGACATATATTTAATACAAATTCGACCGATTGAGATTACGAAGTAGTTTGTGTAGCGTCATAAGTATGTCGTATACTGAGGACCACCTTACGTCGTcgtctatttttttatgtcgTTAGTGTAAAAGTGGAGTggtcatgttttcatttctatATGCACTGTCGTTTTCAACTACGATGCACACGAATAAACATCAGTGATCGACTTTTATTTCCGTGATACCATGATCCAGCCAGCCATGTAGCATGTTATCCACACAGGCAAGTAGGTGATGCTGTGCCCTGATTCTGCCGTCCAAAGGACACTCAATCTCTTCACCGCCGTCACACTCACTCGATCCCCCAAAACAACCCAGATTTCAACATTAGCTACGCACTGCTTTTGCACACAATGTACAGTCAACTGTATATTAAATGCGCGCATCCTAATGCAATAGCGGATGTGTCCGCCTCTTGCACGTAGCGAGCTAGCTAGCGAACCGCCAAGCAACATCGATGCTGTCGCTGTTTTCCTCTGGACATTAGCCCCGGAGCTAAACAGGCACAGCGATAATATTGGCAAGTTACGCACCGACAAATGGCTATCTACCCTTATGCACACTCGACTAAAACACCGTAACAAAGTGACAGACTTACTTGCTGGTGCTGTAAAACAGCGACCGGCGAGGATTTCGGTGTAGTTTGGCTCGTGTGACTGTTAGCTTGGGCTAGTCGCGTCCTGCCGTGCTACATCCTACGCTTGCTGCGTCACCCATACGCCGACGGACGATGACGTCACGACGCAAGTTCTGCCAGCTCTCATCAGGTGCAGGTTGGAAATTATTATTGAATTATTATATGATCATTCATATATGTCCAAAGAAGAATAGGGAGAACTCTATTATTCTCACAATGAAAAAAGATAGGaggttaaaatgaacaaagaaTGTATTTTAgaagcacaaacacatttagtcttttgagattttcttcaacatTTGGAGTGTGTCTGTGGGAACCGTTGTCCATTTCTGACATCAGAAGTTGGACCTGAGGAGTCCATTCTTGTTCTTCCCAGGCCTTATAACACCTTCAAAAAAGAAGCACTCTCCAACTAGTTCTCATGATGCTGAAATCATCCATTGCAACAAAACCGTATTAGTTAATTCAAAGCAGACACGCTGATGATAGTGTTGGCCACACCCAGACTGGTCCTGCCAGAAAGAAGTGTGTGATTTGTCACTCATCGGAACACCATACTGATTGCCTGAGGAGTTTGGGAACAGTTGATGAGTCAGCAGAACGTCTGTGACTAAAATATTGCTTAGTTGTTGTTtggttgttgatttttttttttttaaatcagaaaaCACCATCAAATAACAGCGATTAGTTAAGGTAATCAGGATTTATGATTTGTAAGACACTTTTATgatattttctgttatctgTTATTTTGTAAAGTGCTTTAAGGTGCATTGAAAGACAAGTTCATAAAATCTAGAAGCTTCTAATGAGTGAAGCAATTCAGTCTCTGTCGTCATGTATGTTTGCAGTGCCATACGTGTAAATCAAAAGTCAAGAAGACAGCACAGTGAGTAAATATTTAGCAATAGCACtttattcaacacaaacaaCCCTAAGCCACAATACTGAATGACAAGACCAATTGGCTGCAGCAAACATTTTATAAAATAGATTCATAGGTTTGAATGTCactaaattctttttttttcttttaatgtcaGAAAGACAAATGCAGGTTTTTCCAAAACAGTGAATGATAATTGACAtatttaccatttttttttgtaacaaatCATCATTCACATGTTCACACAAAGGAATAACAAGGCAAAGTGCTTTCAGGATTGCATTGTCGAATAAACTCAAGATAACAAATATGAACTGGTTGAGGTGAGGCAGCGGGCTGgatgagggtgtgtgtgtgtgtgtgggggggggaaatcagTCCTGTCCTACAACGATAGCAGATGCATTAGGCTGGAAGGGCGGGATCTGAACCTCATCCTGTCCCCCTTGCCGTCAAAGTGAACGTAGGGGTTGTCGCAACTGGGCAGAGACAAGACGCCTACCGAGCACAATATGGTTTCTGTAAAAACAcagagtggatggatggatcctAAAGGCGGACGGCACAGCGGGCGCTCAAAGTCTCGCCTCTGACGCCGAATCAGGAGTCCACCCTTCCACTGTCCTTGTGACAACCTGCGATATTGTCACGCTCCCGGGTAATCAATACTGTTCCAGAATGAAGTTACAGTTACAGCCAGAGGCAATAATGGGATTCCAAGGGGGAACTAAAAGCCAATATGTGGTTACTGGTTTTCTACAAGATGACTCCGCTGTGCGCCACTTCAATGTTAAAGGGGGACTATCATCATAATCTGCATCGTAACATTGTCTGGCTTCACATTCCAGTGGTGTATAGTCGTATAAATGCTTCTCATAGTTCTCCCAGACACACAATCGAGCACACTATTCATCGACACTACCACTGCTTAGGATAAAGTCAGTTTGTATTCCCATATTGGCGAGCACTTCTAGTTGGAACAAGGTGGAGAGACAAACCATACTCAAAGCTGCAAAAACAAGGAGGTAGGAGAAATGCTACGGAGAACAGCAAGTGTTGCAAACGCCAAGGTTCACTTCACCAACTGAGCGAGTCGACCTGGAGAACGGCAGCTCATCTCGAAGAGTCGGTTCGGCTGTTAAATTCGAAAAACGGTCGTTTGCAGTCAGCTGCACTCTAAGTACATGCGAGTTAAATTGATCTAATGTGCTGCTTGACCACTTGAAGGGAACAAACAATGTGCTCGCAACTACTTCCTCTTGAAATGATACCTTGGCTACCCAATGAAAAGCCAGGATTTCTATTTTTGGCCTTTTTTGTATTCATGAAGAAACGCAACCAAATTCttatcatttgaataaaaataatatttatgcCGATTTAaatcagaaaaacaatttgctcGCAGATATCCGGGAAGATGACATCATCTTTTCTAATGTTACATTCGATATGTTTGCTGAGAACTGCAGTGAAGTCTGTTCTGTGTACCTTTGACCAGTGTCTGAATTTGTCCagttaaaaaatgacaaaacccATTATGTTGGGTGGTGGAGAaatcattaataataattaaaaaaaagactcgaTCAAATTTGCGGTTCAACGAAATTCTGGCAGTGTGAGACTCGATGCGATGAGCTGCTGTGCCAAGTTCCTCAGCcttcaaaaaatacaaactatCTTTAAGAGTCTCTCCCAGTTTGTAATTGTCAAAGTCCAACGCATTGGTTGGTCCTGTTGTCATCACAGGTCTTGCTGCTGGTGATGGCATTGACTCCTTTAGCGCACAGTAGAACAAGTAGATTTGCAGATTTTGTAAATGAGGTAATCAGGCTAACTAGGGAACCCTGTCATTGACGCAGGCACACAAGCACATCCACGAGCGAGCCCACTTCATTCACCCGTaaagtaaaacaacaaaaacaaaacataaaagcaaGTCTATTCAGATGGACAGGACCAAGGAAATGGAGTCAACTTTGGAATGTtgggcttttctttttgtgttcaaTGTGAAGGTGCACTGTGAAATTCGCTGATTGTAACTCATCACATGCCCTGATTCAGAGTCCTTCCACTCCTCGATAAGGGCTCACTTGTATGTCCTCAGTTAAGCCACTCCAAGTAAAAACAGGCAACCGGTTTTCTACCGGCTTCTTTTTCGACATAAGGCTGCCTCAGCCTGCATCAAGTCCAGTTGTGAGGATTGTTAATAGCTCGTGAGCATCAATGAGGTGGCGACATCTACAGTGACtaaacaaaagcaataaaCCAAACAAAGACGGACGATCACTCCTAAAATGTCACAGGACATGCAAGTATACATCCTTTCCTACAGTAGGCTATTCCTCGAAACACATTCAAAGGGGGGCTCCTA includes:
- the rnf41 gene encoding E3 ubiquitin-protein ligase NRDP1, translated to MGYDVTRFQGEVDEDLLCPICSGVLEEPVQAPHCEHAFCNACITQWFAQQQICPVDRTVVTLAHLRPVPRIMRNMLSKLQISCDNAGFGCTATLRLDQLQSHLKDCEHNPKRPVNCEEGCGLEMPKDELPNHNCIKHLRSVVKQQQSKISDLEKTVAEHKHQLGEQKRDIQLLKAYMRAIRSANPNLQNLEETIEYNEILEWVNSMQPARVTRWGGMISTPDAVLQAVIKRSLIDSGCPLSIVNDLIENAHERNWPQGLASLETRQMNRRYYENYVAKRIPGKQAVVVMACENQHMGEDMILEPGLVMIFAHGVEEIL